A stretch of DNA from Dokdonia sp. PRO95:
CCTATGGTCAGATCCTCTTAATGAAGAAGTGCCAGCAGGTACTTGGAACGGAGAAGGACAACCGCTTAAAAAGACGAGCTGGATAGAAAACGGAGTGGTAAAAAACCTTGCATACGATCGTTTCTGGGCAAAAGAAAAGGGTGTAAAGCCAGTACCGTTTCCTAGTAATTTTATCATGGGCGGTGGTGATGCATCTCTAGAAGATCTCATCAAGTCTACAAAGAAAGGGATCCTCGTTACAAGACTATGGTACATACGTTCTGTAGATCCTCAAACATTACTGTACACAGGTCTTACCCGCGACGGAACTTTTTACATTGAGAACGGAAAAATCAAGTATCCTGTAAAGAACTTCCGCTTTAATGAGAGTCCTATTATTATGCTTAATAATCTGGAAACTCTAGGCAAGCAAGTACGCGTAGATGGTAGTTTAATCCCGTATATGAAAATACGCGATTTTACATTTACCAGTCTTTCAGATGCTGTATAAAATCATATAAATTATATAAGACTGGTTATCACAAAAGTGGTAGCCAGTTTTTATTTTAGGTTCGCTTTCGCGAAAATATTATTAATCTGAGATATCATTACATTGAAAATAGTTCCATTTTCGTTATTAGTAGTATGTTTTTTAATCATATCCTGTCAAGAAAAATCTGCTTTTTTAACTAATTGTCTGTGTAAACAGATAGATGTGAAAGAAGGGATTAGAGTAGATGATAATATTGGACGATTTAGTTTTGAGGTTCCAAATGAAGATTGGGTGCCATATTTTCATACAGATCATTTAAGTAATGGCGTCACAGTAGGCTTAATTGATGGGGATAATTTTAAAACCTTTAGTATTACTGAACTAACGAAAGCTGAGAATTGGAAGAGTAAAGAAAATACTCAAGCTGATGTTGAAGCAAATTTTAATATTATCGAATCGGGGCGCATTGTTATTGACGGTCAGGAATCTCTTTGGAATTTAGTAGATTTTAATACTGATTCGATACCATCTTTATCTCTTTACGTGACTGTTGAGCATCCTACAGAAAACTGGTTTTACACGTTAAACCTTTCTGTGAGTACAGATAAATATGGTAAAAAAGATTTGTGTGAACTTGAAAATCTAATTTTAAGATTTAGAACAAACTAATGCCAAACAAATTCTTCTTTACGCGCTTGCAATACGAATCTGGAGACTGGGACGTAGATCAGCGTATGCCTTCTAATTTGCTCAACTCACTGGTAGAGTATACCACCCTTGCGGTAGATACTACAGAGAACATTATCTCACTAGCGAGCGATGAGATTTTTAAATGTCCGTTTTGTTATATCTCAGGACATAAGCTCGTACAGTTCACAAAGAAGGAAAAAGAGAATTTTAAAAAATATATAGAAAACGGAGGTTTTGTTTTTGCAGATGACTGCAATCACGACATCGACGGATTATTTGCCAAATCATTTGAGCGCCAGATGGAAGAGATTTTTGGTCAAGATGCATTAAAAAAGATTCCCAACGATCACGAGATTTATAACGTCTTTTTTGAATTTGAAGACGGTCCACCCACCACAAGTCAAGAACTAAACGGCTGGGGAGATGATCTCGTACATGAGTACCTAAAAGCCATTGAGGTTAATGGAAGAATAGGAGTACTGTACAGCAACAAAGATTACGGCTGCGAGTGGGATTATGATTTCAGAAACAAACGTTGGTATAAAATTGATAACACAAAATTTGGAGTGAATATCGTGATGTATGCATTGACATCATAAATCGCCAACATCTCCCTGACTCCCTCTTCAAAGAGGGACACTGTTGCGATAAGAGTTTGCTTTTGCTTCGCAAAAGCAACTTAAAAAGTTCCCCTCTTCGAAGAGGGGCTAGGGGAGATGTTTTACAGGAGAAGCTAAGAGGAGAGTAATATTGATAAGATGAACCCAAACATAGAATTTTCCCACCCTTCAGGGCGGGGAGAGGAAAATTCAGAAAGAGAAAGTAAACAGCCAACATCTCCCTGACTCCCTCTTCAAAGAGGGACACTGTTGCGAGAAGAGTTTGCTTTTGCTTTTGCTTTGCAAAAAGCAACTTAAAAGTTCTCCTCTTCGAAGAGGGGTTAGGGGAGATGTTTTACAGGAGAAGCTAAGAGGAAGAAAATGATGTTTTACAGGAGTAACTAAGAGAAAGAGTACAATATTGAAAAGAACAACCAAGTCCAGAATTTTCTACCCTTCAGGGTTGGGGAGAGAAAATTTGGAACAGAGATTTAATAAGGTAAAACTATGAATAACACACTAACCGAATTACAACAAGAAGTAACCACACTCACTGGGAAGCTTAAAGATCTTAAGAAAGAGATTGCAAAGGTGATTATTGGTCAAGAGGAAACGGTAGAGCAATTGCTTATTACGTTTCTTGCTGGTGGTCACGCCTTGTTAGAAGGAGTTCCTGGGCTTGCAAAAACTTTGATGATTCGCACCTTGTCACAGGCGATAGACTTGGATTTTAAACGTATCCAATTTACGCCAGATTTAATGCCTTCAGATATTATTGGGACAGAGATTCTGGAGGAAGATCAGGCTACGGGTAAAAAGTTTTTCGAATTCAAGAAGGGACCTATTTTTGCAAATATCATCCTAGCCGATGAGATTAACCGTACACCGCCAAAAACACAAGCTGCATTACTGGAAGCGATGCAAGAATTTGAGGTGACCTATTCTGGTAAAACTTATAGTCTTGAGCGTCCATTTTTTATACTCGCAACTCAAAATCCTATTGAGCAATCGGGTACATTTCCATTACCAGAGGCGCAGCAAGATCGTTTTTTGTTCTATATCAAAATAGGATATCCTACAGCAGCAGAGGAAACTCATATTTTAAAAAGTACTACGAGTGGCGTTAAGCAGACAGTGCATTCTGTACTCACAGGAGCAGATATTTTACGACTACAGCAACTTGTAAGAGAGGTGCCTATAAGCGATAATCTCATTGATTTTGTAAGTACGATAGTACGTGCGACCAGACCAGAAACTACCACAAATGACTATGTAAAACAATGGGTAGGCTGGGGCGCAGGCCCAAGAGCGGGGCAGGCAATGATTCTTACAGCAAAAGCGAGAGCGCTCTCACAAGGTAGAATGGCAGTAACACTAGAAGACATTAAAAATGTGGCCTTACCAGTATTGCGTCATAGAGTGATTGTCAACTTCAAGGCAGAGGCAGAAGGGATTACATCAGACCAAGTAACCACTCACTTACTTAAAGAAATAAACTTAGCCTAATCAGCATAATAGCAGCAAAGAATAAATATGCCAAAAGACGATTATAAATCGCTACTTAAACCCGAAGTGATAAACAGAGTTTCTGGATTATCACTTATTTCGCGCGTTATCGTAGACGGTTATCTGTCTGGACTTAATAAAAGTAGGCGAGTAGGGGCTGGGTTAGAATTTAGTCAATATCGAGGCTATGAACCTGGTGATGACCTCAGGTTACTAGACTGGAAAATGCTTGCTCGTTCCGGTAGATATTACATCAAGCAGTCAGAGATAGATACTCATATCTCTGTGAGATTTATAGTAGACGCAAGCATGTCTATGCTTCATAAGGAAGGTGATATTTCAAAAATAGAATATGCAAATGTGCTCGTGGCAAGTCTTGCACATCTAGCACAAACGCAAGGTGATGCGATAGGTTTACTTACGGTAAATAATCAAAAGTTAGAAGCATTGCAGCCGGCTATTGGGAAGCAGCATTTTAATAGATTCTTGTACCAATTATTGCAATTAAAAAATCAAGGCACTTGGCCTAAGCAGTTGGCAAGTGAGAAGCTACATAATCGTAGTCATAAAGAACTTATATTTTTCATTACAGATTTTTATGAAAAGGACGAAGAAATTATAACAATGATTAAACAGCTTAAAACTGCCAGAAACGAAGTCGCAGTGTTGCATTTGCTAGGTAAGAGCGAACTAGAATTTGATTACAAAGGACAAGTTATTTTTGAAGATCTTGAAACTGGTGCTAAGGTCAAGGTAAACGCAAAGTTTGCAAAAGCTACTTATTTACAAGCGCTAGAGCAATCTATGAGTAATACCAAGGAAGCGTTACTTACTAGCGGTATAGACTATGAGTTATTTTCACTAGAAGACCATATTGGCGAAGCATTGCATTTATTCTTAAAAAAGCGAAGCGCTATTTTTTGATATGACACTACTACAGCCATCATATCTCTGGGGACTACTCGCACTCGCAATCCCAATTATCATCCACTTGTGGAGTCGCAAGAAAGTGCGCACCATCAAAGTGGGCAGTATACAATTTATCGCGCCTACAAAATCTAAAGAGAGTAATAGTATCCAGCTTAATGAATGGTGGCTGCTACTATTGCGTTGCTTGATTATTAGCACGCTGGTTGTGATTCTTGCAGAACCTCATATTACAAAAGCTCCCGATAAGGAGGAGGTTGCTTACCTCTTTGAGCCTTCGCTACTTTCCACAGCAGATGGTCTAGCGAGGTTTGAACAAATACCGCTGGAAGGAAGGCGATTATTACAAGAAGATTTTCCACTGTGGGAGACTGGAGATGTAATAGCAAATAAAGAGGTGGTGCCTAATTATTGGCAGCTCGCTAGAGAGATGGAAGAGTTAGCTACAGATAGTATTGTGGTTTTTACACACGCTTTCGCGAAAGCGTTACAAGGCAAAAGGCCTACTATAAAAAAGAACATCACTTGGATTCTTGTGGAAACTAATAAGCAGGATGAGCAGTCACTAGTTGCAATTGCTCGTAAGGATAGTTTAGAAATCATTAATGTGTTAAGCGAGGCACAACTACTTGGTATAAATAAAGAGAAAATAGCAGTACGTGATGCAGCATTAAATCTTGCAAAAGACAGCGTCGAGATCAGAACGAATGGTAATTCTAGAACCATTGCTATAAAAGAGTATTATCCTATTGAGATTACAATTATCTATAATAAAAAACATGATGCCGAACGTAGTTATCTAGAGGCTGCCTTACGTGCGATTAGTCAGTTTACTCAGAGAGAGATTACAATTACTACAATATTAGACGGTGAAGAAATAGATACGACGACTATTGATTATTTGATTGACTTGAGTGATAAATCTATGGTAGCTCGCGAGATGCCTACGCTATATTATCGACCGAATGAAATTGCAAATTCGCTTATTGTTACAGGACCTACAGCAACTACCTCGATACTTACTAAGAAACTAACGCCCAAACTCATAACCGAAGAGCCGCTAGTAACACAATTACTTACATGGCTCCATCTTGACCAAGAATTGAATACAAAAATAACAGACCTTGATAATCGAGTGATGAGTTTAGAGCAACTACAAACCATTAATAGTCCCGCTACCACAATGAAAAAAGAGGTAGAAGCAGATATGTCAAGTATCTTCTGGATACTGCTTTTAGTACTCCTCGTAACCGAGCGCATACTCTCTAGAATACGTAAACAATAATGCAAGAAGGGATAAAACTCATACAGAAGTACATGAAGCGCTGGCAGTTATTGCGAAGCTTAGAAGCCGTGCTTTATGGTGTCGGAGCTGGACTTTGTAGTGCACTGATTACCACAAATCTCTCAATAGGTGTTGTCGCTTTTATAGTAGTAACTGCAATAGCAGTGCTCATGATTAAACCTTGGAGAATCAATCTAAGTACAGTGAGTGCGTACATTGATAAACATCTCGATAATGCCGAATATAGTAGTAGTTTATTGTTGGCCTCATCAGAGGGAATGTCAGGGCTTGCACAATTACAACAACAGAAAATTACCACACTCTTAT
This window harbors:
- a CDS encoding MoxR family ATPase gives rise to the protein MNNTLTELQQEVTTLTGKLKDLKKEIAKVIIGQEETVEQLLITFLAGGHALLEGVPGLAKTLMIRTLSQAIDLDFKRIQFTPDLMPSDIIGTEILEEDQATGKKFFEFKKGPIFANIILADEINRTPPKTQAALLEAMQEFEVTYSGKTYSLERPFFILATQNPIEQSGTFPLPEAQQDRFLFYIKIGYPTAAEETHILKSTTSGVKQTVHSVLTGADILRLQQLVREVPISDNLIDFVSTIVRATRPETTTNDYVKQWVGWGAGPRAGQAMILTAKARALSQGRMAVTLEDIKNVALPVLRHRVIVNFKAEAEGITSDQVTTHLLKEINLA
- a CDS encoding BatA domain-containing protein, whose protein sequence is MTLLQPSYLWGLLALAIPIIIHLWSRKKVRTIKVGSIQFIAPTKSKESNSIQLNEWWLLLLRCLIISTLVVILAEPHITKAPDKEEVAYLFEPSLLSTADGLARFEQIPLEGRRLLQEDFPLWETGDVIANKEVVPNYWQLAREMEELATDSIVVFTHAFAKALQGKRPTIKKNITWILVETNKQDEQSLVAIARKDSLEIINVLSEAQLLGINKEKIAVRDAALNLAKDSVEIRTNGNSRTIAIKEYYPIEITIIYNKKHDAERSYLEAALRAISQFTQREITITTILDGEEIDTTTIDYLIDLSDKSMVAREMPTLYYRPNEIANSLIVTGPTATTSILTKKLTPKLITEEPLVTQLLTWLHLDQELNTKITDLDNRVMSLEQLQTINSPATTMKKEVEADMSSIFWILLLVLLVTERILSRIRKQ
- a CDS encoding DUF4159 domain-containing protein, yielding MPNKFFFTRLQYESGDWDVDQRMPSNLLNSLVEYTTLAVDTTENIISLASDEIFKCPFCYISGHKLVQFTKKEKENFKKYIENGGFVFADDCNHDIDGLFAKSFERQMEEIFGQDALKKIPNDHEIYNVFFEFEDGPPTTSQELNGWGDDLVHEYLKAIEVNGRIGVLYSNKDYGCEWDYDFRNKRWYKIDNTKFGVNIVMYALTS
- a CDS encoding DUF58 domain-containing protein — its product is MPKDDYKSLLKPEVINRVSGLSLISRVIVDGYLSGLNKSRRVGAGLEFSQYRGYEPGDDLRLLDWKMLARSGRYYIKQSEIDTHISVRFIVDASMSMLHKEGDISKIEYANVLVASLAHLAQTQGDAIGLLTVNNQKLEALQPAIGKQHFNRFLYQLLQLKNQGTWPKQLASEKLHNRSHKELIFFITDFYEKDEEIITMIKQLKTARNEVAVLHLLGKSELEFDYKGQVIFEDLETGAKVKVNAKFAKATYLQALEQSMSNTKEALLTSGIDYELFSLEDHIGEALHLFLKKRSAIF